In Triticum aestivum cultivar Chinese Spring chromosome 5B, IWGSC CS RefSeq v2.1, whole genome shotgun sequence, the following proteins share a genomic window:
- the LOC123111490 gene encoding uncharacterized protein isoform X1, with protein sequence MWGRHYWGARRPSDGAAGAEAGGGVVVMFAWLSSQERHVRAYVDLYAALGWACLVCHSDFITLFMPEKAAVLADRVLTELVKELNIRPVPVVFASFSGGPKGCTYKVLQLIQRRCKGQLSLDDYQLVRDCVCGQIYDSSPVDFVSDLGTRFLLHPSVLKMPEPPRVLSWMTRGIASGLDTLFIGKFEAQRKEYWETLYSSVHVGPILIFCSEDDELAPCSAVQNFGRRLLELGGDVNLVKWHSSPHVGHYKHHTEEYRAAVTELLMKASALYTSRKRLNDYSVGTSEDSDTPYSSRNLHKTAVSSSDRLGRVSVDPANHFFLPSSMEYHESRSEVLKPELFNMPSVESAKNPDGVLGTMLYDACVPKNVEGWDFKLASIDGQRMHFTARQHGTSNPTKCIRRSRL encoded by the exons ATGTGGGGGCGGCACTACTGGGGCGCCCGGCGGCCGAGCGACGGCGCCGCGggtgcggaggccggcggcggcgtggtggtgatgtTCGCGTGGCTGTCGAGTCAGGAGCGGCACGTGCGCGCGTACGTGGACCTGTACGCGGCCCTTGGGTGGGCGTGCCTCGTCTGCCACTCCGACTTCATCACCCT GTTTATGCCGGAGAAGGCTGCTGTGCTTGCTGACCGGGTGCTCACGGAGCTCGTTAAG GAACTGAATATTAGACCAGTACCTGTTGTGTTTGCATCCTTTTCGGGAGGACCAAAAGGTTGCACATACAAGGTTCTTCAG CTGATCCAGAGAAGGTGCAAAGGGCAGCTGAGTTTG GATGACTATCAACTTGTACGGGACTGCGTATGTGGACAAATATATGACTCGAGTCCTGTAGATTTTGTGAGTGATTTAGGCACCCGCTTTCTTCTTCACCCAAGTGTCCTGAAGATGCCTGAACCTCCACGTGTCTTATCATGGATGACTAGAGGCATTGCCTCGGGTCTAGACACTCTTTTCATTGGCAAGTTTGAAGCACAGCGCAAAGAATATTGGGAGACACTATACTCATCAGTG CATGTTGGCCCAATACTCATATTCTGTTCAGAGGATGATGAACTTGCTCCATGTTCGGCCGTTCAAAATTTTGGACGGCGTCTGCTGGAGCTGGGTGGTGATGTGAATTTAGTTAAATGGCACAGTTCTCCACATGTAG GACATTACAAGCATCACACTGAGGAATACCGAGCTGCAGTGACTGAGCTGCTCATGAAGGCTTCAGCGCTTTACACAAGCAGAAAACGACTCAATGACTACAGTGTCGGCACGAGTGAGGACAGTGACACACCTTATTCGTCTCGCAATCTACATAAGACTGCTGTAAGCTCCAGTGATAGGCTAGGGAGGGTTTCAGTTGATCCAGCCAATCATTTCTTCTTACCGAGTTCCATGGAGTACCATGAAAGCAGGAGTGAAGTGCTAAAACCCGAGTTGTTCAACATGCCGAGTGTTGAAAGCGCGAAGAACCCTGATGGCGTGTTGGGGACGATGCTCTATGATGCATGTGTCCCAAAGAACGTGGAAGGCTGGGACTTCAAGCTTGCATCAATAGATGGACAGCGTATGCATTTTACTGCCCGTCAGCATGGTACTTCCAATCCAACAAAATGTATACGCCGCTCAAGATTGTAA
- the LOC123111490 gene encoding uncharacterized protein isoform X2, with product MWGRHYWGARRPSDGAAGAEAGGGVVVMFAWLSSQERHVRAYVDLYAALGWACLVCHSDFITLFMPEKAAVLADRVLTELVKELNIRPVPVVFASFSGGPKGCTYKVLQLIQRRCKGQLSLDDYQLVRDCVCGQIYDSSPVDFVSDLGTRFLLHPSVLKMPEPPRVLSWMTRGIASGLDTLFIGKFEAQRKEYWETLYSSVHVGPILIFCSEDDELAPCSAVQNFGRRLLELGGDVNLVKWHSSPHDITSITLRNTELQ from the exons ATGTGGGGGCGGCACTACTGGGGCGCCCGGCGGCCGAGCGACGGCGCCGCGggtgcggaggccggcggcggcgtggtggtgatgtTCGCGTGGCTGTCGAGTCAGGAGCGGCACGTGCGCGCGTACGTGGACCTGTACGCGGCCCTTGGGTGGGCGTGCCTCGTCTGCCACTCCGACTTCATCACCCT GTTTATGCCGGAGAAGGCTGCTGTGCTTGCTGACCGGGTGCTCACGGAGCTCGTTAAG GAACTGAATATTAGACCAGTACCTGTTGTGTTTGCATCCTTTTCGGGAGGACCAAAAGGTTGCACATACAAGGTTCTTCAG CTGATCCAGAGAAGGTGCAAAGGGCAGCTGAGTTTG GATGACTATCAACTTGTACGGGACTGCGTATGTGGACAAATATATGACTCGAGTCCTGTAGATTTTGTGAGTGATTTAGGCACCCGCTTTCTTCTTCACCCAAGTGTCCTGAAGATGCCTGAACCTCCACGTGTCTTATCATGGATGACTAGAGGCATTGCCTCGGGTCTAGACACTCTTTTCATTGGCAAGTTTGAAGCACAGCGCAAAGAATATTGGGAGACACTATACTCATCAGTG CATGTTGGCCCAATACTCATATTCTGTTCAGAGGATGATGAACTTGCTCCATGTTCGGCCGTTCAAAATTTTGGACGGCGTCTGCTGGAGCTGGGTGGTGATGTGAATTTAGTTAAATGGCACAGTTCTCCACAT GACATTACAAGCATCACACTGAGGAATACCGAGCTGCAGTGA